In Bosea sp. PAMC 26642, the DNA window CGAAGACGATGCCGAGCAGCGTGTTGAGGTCGCGCTGGACGACCGATTCATAGGCGAGCCGACCGAGCCCCGGCAGCGAGAACACGCTCTCGACCACGACCGAGCCGCCCAGCATCGTGCCCGCCTGCAGGCCGATCAGCGTCACCATGGGCAGGAGCGCGTTGCGCAGCACATGGCGCACGATGACGCGCGTCTCGTCCATGCCCTTGGCGCGGGCGGTGCGGACGAAATCGAGGTTCAGCACCTCCAGCATCGAGCCGCGCATGATGCGCAGATAGATCGCCATGTAGAACAGGCCCAGCGTCAGCGTCGGCAGCGTCAGATGCCGCGCGATGTCGAGCGTCCGGCGCAGGCCCGTCAGGCCGACGGTGATGTCCTCATAGCCGCCGGCCGGTAGCCATTGCAGGTAGATCGCGAAGACGACGATCGCCATCAGGCCGAACCAGAAGGTCGGCATGGCGTAGAAGACGAGCCCGAGCGTCGAGATCAGCGTATCCTGCCAGCGGTTGACGCGACGCGCCGCGACGACGCCGAGGATCAGCCCGAAGAAGAAGGCAAGCGAGAGCGAGGCCGTCATCAGGAGCAGCGTCGCAGGCAGGCGCTCGGCGATGACCGTCGCGACCGGCTTGCCATAGATCGCCGAGAAGCCGAGATCCAGCCTGACCAGTCGCCAGAGATAATTGGCGAGCTGCGCCCCGACCGTGAGATCGAGTCCGTAGAACTCGCGCAGCTGCTTGGCCGTGGTCGCGTCGCCCCCGCCCATCTGCGCCATCATCGCGTCGACCGTGTCGCCCGGCGCAAGCTGGAGCAGCAGGAAGACCCCGATCAGGATCAGGAACAGCGTCGGGATCGAGGCGGCCAGACGCCGCCCCGCGAGAGCTAGAACGCGCATGGGACAGTCGATTCGATGGATACGCGAGAAATAGCATTCTGGCTCAGAAACACTCCGTCATCCCGGACGCAGCGCAGCGGAGATCCGGGATCCATCATAGAGCGCCATCGAGCCCTGGGATGGATCCCGGATCGGCGCGGCTGCGCGGCTTGTCCGGGATGACGCAGAGGTTGGATGAGACTCACTCAGCCAACCACAGATCATGCCAAGAGGACGAGCCCCAGCGCGGTGTGTTGGAATGATTGCGCGCCTTGGCGGTGATCGCGGTCAGGAAGATCTGCTCGATGGGCGTCCAGATCGGCAGCTCCGTATTGGCCCGCCGGACGAAATCGCCATAAAGCGTCTTGCGCTTGGCGACATCGACCTCGGTCGCCGCATCGTCGATGATCTTGTCCATGGTCTCGTCGGTCCAGCCCCACTGGTTGGTCCAGGGCGCGCCCTTGGGCTGGCCGGAGCGATACCAGACCGTGGTCGAGACGGCCGGGTCGTTGCGGTACTGGTGCCAGCCGGTGGCGAGATCGAACTCCCAGTCGTTATAGACCTGCTTCAGGAAGCCGCCGCCATCGGTGCGGACGACCTCGACCTTGATGCCGACCTCGCTCAGCGACTGCTGGATGAAGGTGGCAAAGAGCGAGATGTCCTCGCCCCAGGGCGCCGGCAGCAGCCTCAAGCTGAAGCGAGTCCCACCCGCGCCGGCCTTGAAGCCGGCCTCGTCGAGCAGCTTGATCGCGGTCGCCTTGTCGTAAGGGTACTGCGGGCCGTTGTCGGCCGGATAGAAATCGGTCGAGACCGAAGGCACCGGGCCGGTGCCGCGCTTGGCGAAATCGCCGAGGAAGTTCTCGATGAAGAACGGGATGTTCAGCGCATGTGCGATGGCGCGGCGCACCCGGATATCGGCCAGCTCCTTGCGGCGGAAATTGAATTCCACCGTGTTGGTGCGGGCATTGCCCTCGTTGCCCTTGGTCGAGATGATGAAGCGCGGGTCCTTCGACAAACGCGCGGAGTCCGAGATCGTCAGCCCGGAGAACGGGCTGTAATGGATCTGGCCGGCTTCCATCTGGGCGGCCGCCGCCGCACGGTCGGTGACGACGCGCCAGACGATCCGGTCGAGATGGGGGGCGTTTTGCCGCCAGTAGTTCGGGTTGCGGTCGGCGATGACGTGCTGGCCGCGCTCGTAAGCCACGAACTTGAACGGCCCGGTGCCGACCGGGGCCAGGTTGACCGGGTTCTGGCGGATATCGCCCTTGTCCTCGTAGAGATGGCGGGGCGAGATGTAGCCGAGATCGGGCAAGGCGCGCAGCAGCAGCGCCAGCGGCATCGGCCGTTCGTAGCGGAACACGGCGGTCAGCGGGTCGGGCGTGTCGACGGCGGTGAGGAAGAGCTGCAGCGTCGTGCCGTAGTTCAGGATCTTCTTCCACATCTCCATCGCGGTGAACTGGACGTCCGCCGAGGTGAAGGGCTTCCCGTCATGCCAGGTCACGCCGGGCCGCAGCTTGAAGGTGATGGTCTTGCCGTCGGGCGCCGCCTCCCAGCTCGTTGCCAGCACGCCGACCGGGTTGCCGGCCGCGTCGAGATCGACGAGCTGTTCCTGAATCTTGCCACCGATGATGTAGACGCCGGTCGAGGCCTGAAGGCTCGGATTGAGCTGGCGCTGCTCGGCACCGTAATGGACGGTGAAGACGCCGCCCTTGCGCGGCGTCTCCTGCGCGAAGCTGCGCATCGGAAACAGCACGTTGGAGGCGATGGCGGCGCTCGTCATCAGCGCGGCGCGGCGGGTCATGTCCATGTCAAATCTCCCAGCATGATCGACTGAAGCAAAAATTGGTCCGGTCGCGGCGGGCGCCGCGCAATCTCGGTCGAAGAGTCAGGCGCTCACAGCGCAACGAAGCTGACGATGACGCCGTTGGCCGCACTGGCCGGCGCGCTCACCGCCCCATCATGCGCGACGGCGAGTGAGCCCAGAGCCTTAGTCGCGCCGGCGAGGTCGGACGTCGCGACGACGATCGCCGCAGCACCCTCCGGCGCAGCCCCGTCCCGCACGGCTTCGGGATAGCGCTCGGCGAGCCCGGCCGCGTCGTAGAACAGGAAATCGGCACGTCCCTTGCCCGACGCCACGATCCAGGCATCGCCGCCTTGCGTCGCCTGCTCGGCGATCAGTGCCTCCAGCCGGGCAGCCGCCGCGGCAGGATCGGCCGTCACGACCTCGATGCGCAGCAGCCGCGAGGCCCCGTTGGCATGATCCTGCAGCGCCGGAATCCACACCGTCTCGCGGGTCAGATGCTCGCAGGCGAAGATCCGCACGCCGCCGGGGCTCTCGTCGAGCGGCCAGCGGAAGACGTTGAACTTCGCCTCGCCGGTGCCGCCATCGGGCAGTTCGACGGGCCGCCCGAAATGCACCGGCCCCAGCGCCGCATGGCCGCGCGCCTTCAGCTCGTCCGCGCCTGCCGCGGCATTGTCCGTGGTGAAGGCGACGCGCTCGATGCCCTCGCGTGTCGCCAGAAAGTCGCGCGTCGGCTTGTTGTGCTCCGTCTCGGCCAGGATGCCGAGCAACTCGACATAATCCTCGCCGAACATGATCGTGTAGTTGCCCGACCCAAGGATCGGGGAATGCGTGCCGCGCGGCGACACGGTGAAGCCGAGCCGCTTCCAGAGACCGGCGGAGGCGTCGAGATCGCGGACGGTGACGACGACATGATCGACGCCGAGGACGTGCTTAAGAGGCATGGGATCGGTTCTCTGGATTGACGCCGGCGGATCGGAGGGCCGGTCCGCCAAGTGGTGCCGAAAGGAACCATGTGGAGAAGAAAATTTCAACAGAATGAGCTGTTCGGCCAAAAAATAGACATTTCTGCTAAAGTACTTCGCTCAAGCAGATGAAAATACTGCAACTCACGATCTCGGCAGTGCGAGCGTTCCCGTTGGCCTCGTTCGGCCGTCGCAAGAGCGGCACAGGGTATTGCACGGGGCGTTCCTTCGCCTTCCGGATCACCGCTCCGCCCGTGGCACGAAAAACGGCGTGCTCTCCAGTTCCGGCTCGTCAAAGGCTTCGAGATCGGCCCGGATCGGGCCCAGATCCTCGCGGAAGAACGCGTCTGTGATCGCTATGGCGATGCGCTCGGCGGCGATCGCGGTCCCGGGAATGTCGCTGGCGATGGCGCCATGGCTCGCATGGGCGCCGTAGTTGAGCAGATGGATGCGGCCCAGCCCCGAAGGCGCTTCGGCCGTGCGCGGCATCAGCTCAAAACCCGGCCCGAGATAGGGATGGGCCGCGAGGTCGGGGCGTCGCAGGGCTTGGGGCGGCTGGTGGACGTCGCCCCAGCGCGCGATGGCGCCTGCGAAATCCGCCAGCTCCGGAACGCGGTCGAGATCGATCGCGAAGCCCGTGCCGACGATCAGGAAATCATGCTGTCGGGGCGCGGTGCCATCCTTCGTCGCGACCGCCAGTTCGACGCCGTCGCCGGATTTTTTCGCGGACTTTACGGCCTGACCGAGATGAACCCGCAGCCCTTTTTGCTTCAGCCCGCGCAGCACGGTCTCATGCGGCGGCGGCGCCTGGGCCTCGCTGAGATAGACGAAGAGCGACCAGCGCTCGGCGTCGTCGAGCGCGTTCCAGCCATGGAAGAAGCCGGGTGTGGCCGAGCCGCGTCCCTTGTTGATCTGGGGCAGGGCGGCACGGCGGATATACATATCGACGCTGCCGACACCGCGTTCCAGTGCGGTCGCGGCATTGTCCCAGGCCGAGGCGCTGCCGCCCAGCACGGCGATGTTCTTGCCCGCAAGCGCAGCAAAATCGATCGGCTCGTTGCTGTGTGCCGCGCGATCGGGCCAGAGCGCGGGATCGACGAAGGCGGGGACATAGTTGCCGCCGGCGCCGCCGCGACCCGTCGCGAGCACGACCCGGCGGGCATGGGTGACGCGGTCGCCCGCCGCCGAATGCGTATGCAGAACGAGATGGTCGCCCTCTTCGCTGATCCGCGAGACTTTCACGCCATGGCTGACCGGCAGGGCGAGCACGCGCTGCAGCCAGGACAGGTAGTCGACCCACATCGCATTGGGGATCTTGTAGAGCGCATCCCACGCCTCGGTCCCGAAGATGGCGTCATGCCAGGCGCGAAAGGTCAGCGACGGAATGCCGGCGATCGGGCCGGGCAGGATTTTCGGCGAGCGCAGCGTGTCCATGCGGGCATAGGTCGTCCACGGCCCCTCGCGACCCGGCGCTTCGGCCTCGAACAGGCGGATATTGCCGATGCCCTTGAATTGCAGCGCGGCGGCCGCGCCGATCCCGTTCATGCCGGCACCGATGATGGCGACGTCCAGGATCGCTTCGCCGGCAGGCGTCATGTGCGGCCTGAGCCATGGCTTTGCCGGCAGGTTGAGCAGGTCGAGGTCGCGCGCAACGTTGCGCTCATGGGCCGCCAGCGGCGAAAGCGGGTGATGGTCGATCTGGTTCAAGCTAGGGTCTTCGCGGTTGCAGCATTGACCTGCCTATATGCTCGCAGGTGCCGTCGTCTGTCGACCGCCAACCTGGCGGAGTATGGTCCCGTGCTTCGACTGGCGGGACGGTGGCATGGTACCAGACAATATCGGGCGACGACGGATGGCTGTGCATGAGTGACGTGAATTCCGGTAGTCAGGTGCCGAACGCTACCCGATCGCTCAGGGAGCGCGTCGGGGCGCTGCGCAATCTGCGCCCCTTCATGGCGATGGTCTGGCGCACCAGTCCGCTGCTGACGACGGTCTCCCTGCTGCTCAGGTTGACGCGCGCGCTCTTGCCGGTTGCAGCCCTGTTCGTCGGCAAACTGATCATCGACGATGTCGTGCTTCTGCTGCAGCAGCCGGACAGGCCGCCGACATTGACGCAATGGTGGGAAAGCGGCCGGCTGAACGGGCTAGCGCTTCTCATCTTCGCGGAATTCGCCCTGGCGATCCTTGCCGACGTGCTGGGGCGGATCGTCTCGCTCGTCGACGGCATGTTGTCCGAGACCGTCAACAACGCCTCCAGCATCCGCCTGATGCAGCACGCCGCCACGCTCGACCTCGAGGATTTCGAGGATTCGGAGTTCCAGGATCAGCTCGAACGCGCCCGCCGCCAGACCAGCGGCCGCCTGACGCTGCTCGGCCAGCTCTTCGGCCAGGCGCAGGACATCGTCACGGTGGCGAGCTTTGCCGCAGGCCTTGTCATCTATGCGCCCTGGCTGATCGTGCTCTTGCTTGTGGCGCTGGTGCCGGCCTTTCTCGGCGAGACGCATTTCAACGCGCAAAGCTACTCGCTCGATTTCGGCCGCACGCCGGAGCGGCGCGAGCTCGATTACGTCCGCCAGACCGCGGCCAGCGTCGAGACGGCCAAGGAGGTCAAGATCTTCGGCCTCAACGCCTTTCTGATCGATCGCTATGCCCGCCTTGCCGCCTCCTTCTACACCGCCAACCGCAGGCTTGCGCTGCGCCGGGCGGGTTGGGGCGGCATCTTCACGACGATCGGCACGGTCGGCTACTATCTCGCCTTCGCCTATATCGTCTGGCGCACGCTCGCCGGCGAATTCTCGATCGGCGACCTGACCTTTCTGGCGGGCTCCTTCCGCCGCCTGCGGACGCTGCTGGAAGGCCTGCTGTCGGGCTTCTCGACGACCGCTTCGCTGGCGCTCTATCTTAACGACCTGTTCGCCTTCTTCGAGGTCGAGCCGGAAATCCATTCGCCCCCGAACCCGCTGCCGCTGCCGGATCCGATCCGCGAGGGCTTCGTCTTCGAGGATGTCGGCTTCATCTATCCCGGCGCCGAGCGCTGGGCCGTGCGTAATCTCAGCTTCACGCTGAAGGCGGGCGAGGTGCTGGCGCTGGTCGGCGAGAACGGCGCCGGCAAGACCACGCTGGTCAAGCTGCTGACGCGGCTCTACGACCCCGACGAAGGCCGCATCCTGCTGGATGGCCGCGATCTGCGCGATTACGACCTCGATGCGCTGCGCGGCAGCATGGGCGTCATCTTCCAGGATTTCGCGCGCTACAATCTCACCGCCGGCGACAATATCGCGGTCGGGCGGATCGAGGCGCGCGGCGACCATGCCCGGATCGCGCGCGCAGCTGAGAGGAGCCAGGCCGATGCCATCATCGCGCGGCTGCCGGCCGCCTACGACCAGATGATCGGCAAGCGCTTCAAGAACGGCATCGAGCTCTCGGGCGGCGAGTGGCAGAAGATCGCCATCGCGAGGGCCTATATGCGCGAGGCGCAGGTCCTGGTGCTCGACGAGCCGACAGCCGCGCTCGATGCCCGCTCCGAATTCGAGGTCTTCAAGCGCTTCAAGGAGCTGAGCCAGGGCAAGACCGCCATCCTGATCTCGCACCGCTTCTCCAGCGTGCGGATGGCGGACCGTATCCTCGTCCTGGCCGGCGGCAGGGTCGAGGCGCAAGGGACGCATGACGAACTGATCGCCCAAGCCGGGCGCTACGCCGAACTTTTCGAGTTGCAGGCCGCGGGCTATCGCTGACGCCCTACCGCGAAAACCTCACCGGCACGGCCAGCGTCAGCGTGCTGCCGCCCACGCCGCTCGGCGGAGCCGGAACCGGGCTGGCGCGGCGGATCATCCCGACCGCTTCCTCGTCGAGGGCGGGATCGCCGGACGAACCGGCGAGCCTGGCCGAGAGGACGCGGCCGGCGCGATCGATCGAGAAGGCGATCTGGACGGTGCCCGGATTGGCTCCGCCCGGAAAGCGCTTGTAGCGATTGAGATGGGCGATCAGCGAGCCGCGCCAGCTTGCCGGCGAGACGGACGGCGTCGATTCGGCGCCTTGCGGTGCGGCGTTGGGCGCCGAGGATTGCGGCGGCGCCGGTGGCGGCGCGGCAGCCTGGCGCGCACGCGGACGCTCGGGCTTGCGCTCGACGATGCGCGGCTTCGGCGGCGGCTTGCGCTCGACGGGCTTGGCGATCTCCTTGGGCCGTTCCGGGGGTGGCGGCGCGAGGACAGCGGCCGCGTCGGGCAGCGTCGGCAGGTCCGGCAGCTTGATCTCGGGTTCTGGAGCCTGCACGGGCGTCGGCTCGGGCGGCGGCGGCTCGACCGGCTGCTCCATGACGGGTTCCGGCGGCGGAGGCGGCGGTTCGGGCTCGGGAGGAGGCGTCTCCTTGACCGGCTCCGGCGGCGTCTCGGGCTCGACGCGCTCGGGCGCCGGCGGCAAGGTCTCGGCGGGCGCCTCGGGAGCGACCGAAACGGCCGCAAGCTCGATCATGATGGCCGGTTCCGGCGCGCCGGCGGCGGCCTCGGCGGCCGAGGGGCGCCAGTTCACGCCGACCCAGGCCAGCCCGCCATGCGCCGCGACGACGGCAAGGCCGGCCGTACTCCAGCGCAGCACGGCGAGAAGGCGGCGAGGTCTGGCCTGTCCGATCATGGCCGGGGCGCTCCTGTCGCTGCGGGCGCCGGCCCTTGGCCGGTATCCTCGAGCCCGACCAGCGCGATCTTGAGATAACCCGCGCTGCGCAGCAGGTTCATCACGTCCATGAGCTCGCGATACGCCACCGTTCCGTCGGCGCGCAGGAAGATCCGGCTTTCGCGGTCCCTGTTCGTGCGCTGGTCGAGGGTCGCCTGCAGCGATTCGCGCCCGATCGTGTCGTTGCCGAGCGCGAGCGTGAGGTCGCCCTTGACCGTGAGGAACAGCGGCGCCTCGGGGCGCGGCTGCGGCTGTGCATTGGACACCGGCAGGTCGACCGCGACATCCACCGTGGACAGCGGGGCCGCGACCATGAAGATGATCAGCAGCACCAGGATCACGTCGATGAAGGGGGTGACGTTGATCTCGGAGACCTCCGCGAGATCGCCGTCCTGCGGATCCTTGAGCGAGACGGCCATGGCGCTACTCCGCGTGGACGCGCGGCAGCGCGGCGACCGGGCTGGCGGGGGCGGGCTTGGGAGCCTGCGGCACGGCTTGCAGGCCGGTCCGCACGGCCGGCTGTGCGGACCGGCTCCTGCGCTCCAGATCGCGTGAGAGGTGGCGCAGGATCTCGCCCGAGGCGTCCGACAGCGTCGCGCGGTAGCCGGCGATCGAGCGTGCGAAGACGTTGTAGATGATGACGGCGGGAATGGCCGCCACGAGGCCGATCGCGGTTGCCAGCAAGGCCTCGGCGATACCCGGCGCGACCACGGCAAGGTTGGTCGTCTTGGCCTGGCTGATGCCGACGAACGCGTTCATGATGCCCCAGACCGTGCCGAACAGACCGACGAAGGGCGCCGTCGAGCCGATGGTGGCGAGCAGGCCGGTGCCCTTGGCCATCGAGCGGCCGGCCCTGGCCTCGGCTCGCGACAGCGCGATCGAGACGCGCTCCTTGATCCCGTCTTCGCCGAGGTCGCCCGAACGCTTCGTCTCGTCCA includes these proteins:
- the exbB gene encoding tonB-system energizer ExbB is translated as MPGFSRSILVAAAIAVLAGFGPVAIAQTSPGQAPATTSQPALPATEVAPAQSQPLPSRPSPAQAAQAAPSLPALPHDLSPWGMFMAADIVVKAVMLGLAFASVVTWTIWLAKALELTTAKHGAGRALRRLEEAQSLGAAADAIGGSHVRLRGAVGVLVACALDETKRSGDLGEDGIKERVSIALSRAEARAGRSMAKGTGLLATIGSTAPFVGLFGTVWGIMNAFVGISQAKTTNLAVVAPGIAEALLATAIGLVAAIPAVIIYNVFARSIAGYRATLSDASGEILRHLSRDLERRSRSAQPAVRTGLQAVPQAPKPAPASPVAALPRVHAE
- a CDS encoding ABC transporter substrate-binding protein → MDMTRRAALMTSAAIASNVLFPMRSFAQETPRKGGVFTVHYGAEQRQLNPSLQASTGVYIIGGKIQEQLVDLDAAGNPVGVLATSWEAAPDGKTITFKLRPGVTWHDGKPFTSADVQFTAMEMWKKILNYGTTLQLFLTAVDTPDPLTAVFRYERPMPLALLLRALPDLGYISPRHLYEDKGDIRQNPVNLAPVGTGPFKFVAYERGQHVIADRNPNYWRQNAPHLDRIVWRVVTDRAAAAAQMEAGQIHYSPFSGLTISDSARLSKDPRFIISTKGNEGNARTNTVEFNFRRKELADIRVRRAIAHALNIPFFIENFLGDFAKRGTGPVPSVSTDFYPADNGPQYPYDKATAIKLLDEAGFKAGAGGTRFSLRLLPAPWGEDISLFATFIQQSLSEVGIKVEVVRTDGGGFLKQVYNDWEFDLATGWHQYRNDPAVSTTVWYRSGQPKGAPWTNQWGWTDETMDKIIDDAATEVDVAKRKTLYGDFVRRANTELPIWTPIEQIFLTAITAKARNHSNTPRWGSSSWHDLWLAE
- a CDS encoding ABC transporter ATP-binding protein — protein: MSDVNSGSQVPNATRSLRERVGALRNLRPFMAMVWRTSPLLTTVSLLLRLTRALLPVAALFVGKLIIDDVVLLLQQPDRPPTLTQWWESGRLNGLALLIFAEFALAILADVLGRIVSLVDGMLSETVNNASSIRLMQHAATLDLEDFEDSEFQDQLERARRQTSGRLTLLGQLFGQAQDIVTVASFAAGLVIYAPWLIVLLLVALVPAFLGETHFNAQSYSLDFGRTPERRELDYVRQTAASVETAKEVKIFGLNAFLIDRYARLAASFYTANRRLALRRAGWGGIFTTIGTVGYYLAFAYIVWRTLAGEFSIGDLTFLAGSFRRLRTLLEGLLSGFSTTASLALYLNDLFAFFEVEPEIHSPPNPLPLPDPIREGFVFEDVGFIYPGAERWAVRNLSFTLKAGEVLALVGENGAGKTTLVKLLTRLYDPDEGRILLDGRDLRDYDLDALRGSMGVIFQDFARYNLTAGDNIAVGRIEARGDHARIARAAERSQADAIIARLPAAYDQMIGKRFKNGIELSGGEWQKIAIARAYMREAQVLVLDEPTAALDARSEFEVFKRFKELSQGKTAILISHRFSSVRMADRILVLAGGRVEAQGTHDELIAQAGRYAELFELQAAGYR
- a CDS encoding energy transducer TonB family protein — translated: MIGQARPRRLLAVLRWSTAGLAVVAAHGGLAWVGVNWRPSAAEAAAGAPEPAIMIELAAVSVAPEAPAETLPPAPERVEPETPPEPVKETPPPEPEPPPPPPEPVMEQPVEPPPPEPTPVQAPEPEIKLPDLPTLPDAAAVLAPPPPERPKEIAKPVERKPPPKPRIVERKPERPRARQAAAPPPAPPQSSAPNAAPQGAESTPSVSPASWRGSLIAHLNRYKRFPGGANPGTVQIAFSIDRAGRVLSARLAGSSGDPALDEEAVGMIRRASPVPAPPSGVGGSTLTLAVPVRFSR
- a CDS encoding ABC transporter permease; the encoded protein is MRVLALAGRRLAASIPTLFLILIGVFLLLQLAPGDTVDAMMAQMGGGDATTAKQLREFYGLDLTVGAQLANYLWRLVRLDLGFSAIYGKPVATVIAERLPATLLLMTASLSLAFFFGLILGVVAARRVNRWQDTLISTLGLVFYAMPTFWFGLMAIVVFAIYLQWLPAGGYEDITVGLTGLRRTLDIARHLTLPTLTLGLFYMAIYLRIMRGSMLEVLNLDFVRTARAKGMDETRVIVRHVLRNALLPMVTLIGLQAGTMLGGSVVVESVFSLPGLGRLAYESVVQRDLNTLLGIVFVSALLVIVVNFIVDLLYARLDPRITTGT
- a CDS encoding VOC family protein yields the protein MPLKHVLGVDHVVVTVRDLDASAGLWKRLGFTVSPRGTHSPILGSGNYTIMFGEDYVELLGILAETEHNKPTRDFLATREGIERVAFTTDNAAAGADELKARGHAALGPVHFGRPVELPDGGTGEAKFNVFRWPLDESPGGVRIFACEHLTRETVWIPALQDHANGASRLLRIEVVTADPAAAAARLEALIAEQATQGGDAWIVASGKGRADFLFYDAAGLAERYPEAVRDGAAPEGAAAIVVATSDLAGATKALGSLAVAHDGAVSAPASAANGVIVSFVAL
- a CDS encoding NAD(P)-binding domain-containing protein; translation: MNQIDHHPLSPLAAHERNVARDLDLLNLPAKPWLRPHMTPAGEAILDVAIIGAGMNGIGAAAALQFKGIGNIRLFEAEAPGREGPWTTYARMDTLRSPKILPGPIAGIPSLTFRAWHDAIFGTEAWDALYKIPNAMWVDYLSWLQRVLALPVSHGVKVSRISEEGDHLVLHTHSAAGDRVTHARRVVLATGRGGAGGNYVPAFVDPALWPDRAAHSNEPIDFAALAGKNIAVLGGSASAWDNAATALERGVGSVDMYIRRAALPQINKGRGSATPGFFHGWNALDDAERWSLFVYLSEAQAPPPHETVLRGLKQKGLRVHLGQAVKSAKKSGDGVELAVATKDGTAPRQHDFLIVGTGFAIDLDRVPELADFAGAIARWGDVHQPPQALRRPDLAAHPYLGPGFELMPRTAEAPSGLGRIHLLNYGAHASHGAIASDIPGTAIAAERIAIAITDAFFREDLGPIRADLEAFDEPELESTPFFVPRAER
- the exbD gene encoding TonB system transport protein ExbD — its product is MAVSLKDPQDGDLAEVSEINVTPFIDVILVLLIIFMVAAPLSTVDVAVDLPVSNAQPQPRPEAPLFLTVKGDLTLALGNDTIGRESLQATLDQRTNRDRESRIFLRADGTVAYRELMDVMNLLRSAGYLKIALVGLEDTGQGPAPAATGAPRP